CGAGGGTAAGCGGGTCCATCAGGCGTCCTCCCCGAGACCGAAGGGGGTGTCGATGCGCAGCAGAACCGCGACGAGATCGGCAATCAGTTGCAGCATCAGCAGGCCGAACCCGAGGGGGATGGCGAGGTAGGGGATCCACAGCTTGGGGCCCCAGACCGTGTCCGAACGCCAGCCGCGTTCCCACGCGAAGTGCCAGTATTCATAGCCGTAAAACAGCATCACCCCGATGATGGCAATCGAGACACAAAGAGTGAAAATCGCCATGACCCGGCGCAGGCGACGGCTCATCATCAGCGGGATCAAGTCGACATTCACATGACCGCGCAGACGTTGCACGTACGGTAGGCCCATCAGGGTCGCGCCCACCATCAGGTAGACCACCGCCTCGGTCTGCCACACGGTGGAGCCGTTCAGCACGAAGCGGATGAAGATCATCTGGCAGGTGATTCCGACGGCGATGACGATCATCGCTGCGGACAACCAACCTGCGAGTGTGGAAAGCGCCGCCACGGCCTTCAGGAACAGGTTGTCGCCTGTCCGGGCCTCGGCGGCAGAGCTTTGCCCTGCCATGGGTCTACCTCGGATGTTGGGGGTGTCTTGGGTGGGGCGGGCCCGCAGGGGCGCCGCCCCGAAAGGATCACTCGACCGCGAGGGCCTTGTCCAGAAGCTCTTGCCCGCCGGGGGTGTCGGCCACGAAGGCCGCGTAGGAGGTTTCCTGTGCGAGGGCGCGCCAGGCGTCGAAATCGGCCTGGGTCATCTCGGCGATCTCGACGCCGGCCTTCTCGAATACCTCGCGGGAGGCGGCGTCTTCCTTCTTGGCCTCTTCGAGGTAGAACGCCTCGGCCTTCTCTGCGGCGGCGAGCAGGGCCTCCTGCTGCTCCGCGGTGAGGCCCTCGAAGGTGGATTTGTTCATCAGGAGCGGCTGGTACATGAACCACAGCGCGTAGTCGCCCGCCGGGGTGTAGCAGGCGACCTGCTCGTAGATCCGGAA
The Dinoroseobacter shibae DFL 12 = DSM 16493 genome window above contains:
- a CDS encoding TRAP transporter small permease subunit gives rise to the protein MAGQSSAAEARTGDNLFLKAVAALSTLAGWLSAAMIVIAVGITCQMIFIRFVLNGSTVWQTEAVVYLMVGATLMGLPYVQRLRGHVNVDLIPLMMSRRLRRVMAIFTLCVSIAIIGVMLFYGYEYWHFAWERGWRSDTVWGPKLWIPYLAIPLGFGLLMLQLIADLVAVLLRIDTPFGLGEDA